Proteins from one candidate division KSB1 bacterium genomic window:
- a CDS encoding universal stress protein, whose translation MDTIKHILVPSDFSQHAEQAALHAMAVASRFGAKITFLHIVTVYDNDPNAPQDFFPDIENFYKQLETRADEKFQQTIATYVQQGLQTERVIQRGFSPYEEILTYAEEHAVDLIAMGTHGRKSFAHFLMGSVTEKIVHHAACPVLCTHIDEQEPQPIKPYERILVPVDFSEQSKRALRAAKLLLAENGRLDLLHVIEDHIHPAYYTSETHSLLEFLPNLHERAESSIQRMVQDYASDIKTEITIADGHIAKAITNFVPEHNSDLIVMGTHGLNALEQIFIGSVANKVIRKASCPVMTVK comes from the coding sequence ATGGATACAATCAAACATATTCTGGTTCCCAGTGACTTTTCGCAACATGCAGAACAAGCCGCGCTGCACGCTATGGCTGTCGCCTCCCGGTTTGGCGCGAAAATCACTTTTCTGCATATTGTAACCGTGTATGACAACGATCCGAATGCACCGCAGGATTTTTTTCCGGATATCGAAAACTTTTACAAACAGCTGGAAACACGCGCGGATGAAAAATTTCAACAGACCATCGCAACCTATGTGCAGCAAGGACTGCAGACAGAACGGGTGATTCAACGCGGCTTTTCTCCCTATGAAGAGATTTTGACCTATGCAGAAGAGCATGCCGTTGATCTGATCGCCATGGGCACACACGGACGCAAATCATTTGCTCATTTTTTGATGGGGTCGGTCACTGAAAAAATCGTTCACCATGCAGCATGCCCGGTTCTGTGCACACATATCGACGAACAGGAACCGCAACCCATCAAGCCTTATGAACGCATCCTGGTGCCGGTTGATTTTTCGGAACAGAGCAAACGCGCCCTGCGCGCCGCAAAATTGCTGCTGGCTGAAAACGGACGGCTTGATCTGCTGCATGTCATCGAGGACCATATCCATCCCGCGTACTATACATCGGAAACCCATTCGCTGCTGGAGTTTCTACCCAATTTGCACGAACGCGCAGAATCAAGCATTCAGAGAATGGTCCAGGACTATGCCAGTGATATTAAAACAGAAATCACGATTGCGGATGGACATATCGCAAAAGCAATTACAAATTTTGTCCCCGAACATAATTCTGATCTGATCGTAATGGGAACCCATGGTTTGAACGCGTTGGAACAAATTTTCATTGGAAGTGTTGCAAATAAAGTAATTCGAAAGGCATCATGCCCTGTCATGACTGTTAAATAG
- a CDS encoding BamA/TamA family outer membrane protein, producing the protein MNDVILWLLRCIERCRMSRLRFFLIGLGFAVMLPLSGAAEETLTGLNFIGYPSVTYKDGEGFSGGLSVMLFQYGDGQISPYNWNAIIEAEASTVGRKKLSLFWDQMHALGNRTRLTAYASFNRYLADDYVGLGNQNQYNQNLIDPDAPAFVDEQFYTYKRDWTYLTADIQWPAPVRNTRVLAGAGLQYIRVPQPDRASKLYRDAPRGIDGGFGNYLRLGLVYDTRDAEATPSAGVWTECLLAASHPLWGSDYNYGRFTLTDRRYWQLFPGLVYAQRVLLETMPGNPPFYAMNVLAGSYELHQGLGGATSLRGVPRFLFVGPHKFLMNVELRAELFSLMLLRQPFTFYVQPFLDSGRVWMKYNGDFELHTAYGCSFNVRWKKDAVYSLSLGRSAYEELAIYMSVGNLF; encoded by the coding sequence ATGAATGATGTGATCCTTTGGTTATTGAGGTGCATCGAGAGATGCAGGATGAGCCGGCTGCGGTTCTTTTTAATCGGCCTGGGATTCGCGGTGATGCTGCCGCTTTCAGGCGCGGCTGAAGAAACGTTGACCGGATTGAATTTTATAGGATATCCCTCGGTTACTTATAAGGACGGTGAAGGATTTTCAGGCGGACTTTCCGTTATGTTGTTTCAATACGGCGACGGACAAATATCTCCCTACAACTGGAATGCAATCATCGAAGCTGAGGCCTCGACTGTGGGGCGCAAAAAATTGAGTCTGTTCTGGGATCAAATGCATGCGCTGGGCAACCGAACGCGTCTGACCGCGTATGCATCATTTAATCGTTATCTTGCTGATGATTATGTGGGGCTGGGTAATCAGAATCAGTACAATCAAAATCTGATCGATCCGGATGCGCCCGCTTTTGTTGATGAACAGTTTTATACCTACAAACGCGACTGGACTTATTTGACAGCCGATATTCAATGGCCGGCTCCGGTGCGGAATACGCGTGTATTGGCAGGCGCCGGATTGCAGTATATCAGAGTGCCGCAACCGGATAGAGCGTCTAAACTATACCGGGATGCACCCCGAGGAATCGACGGCGGCTTTGGCAATTATTTGCGCCTCGGCCTGGTCTATGATACACGCGATGCTGAAGCCACACCGTCCGCCGGGGTGTGGACGGAATGTCTGCTCGCGGCGTCGCATCCGTTGTGGGGGAGTGATTATAATTACGGACGTTTCACACTCACAGACCGACGTTATTGGCAGTTGTTTCCCGGACTGGTGTATGCACAGCGGGTTTTGCTTGAAACGATGCCTGGAAATCCACCGTTTTACGCGATGAATGTACTGGCAGGATCTTACGAACTGCATCAGGGGCTGGGTGGGGCCACCAGTTTGCGAGGGGTTCCCCGATTTTTATTTGTAGGCCCTCATAAATTTTTGATGAATGTTGAGCTGCGCGCCGAATTGTTCAGCCTGATGTTGCTGCGTCAGCCTTTTACTTTTTACGTCCAGCCGTTCCTGGACAGCGGCCGGGTGTGGATGAAATATAACGGGGATTTTGAATTGCATACAGCTTATGGATGTTCCTTTAACGTTCGCTGGAAAAAGGATGCCGTTTATTCACTCAGCCTGGGACGCTCGGCTTATGAAGAACTGGCAATATACATGTCCGTTGGAAACCTGTTCTAA
- a CDS encoding MFS transporter — protein sequence MLELNPAFWYISLLCVTFYSAIFPFQTFAVKFFQDYHGLTREMAGFTSSIITFASMIGTPIFGYMIDRIGKRASLMMWGSVLLVPVYLMLVYTPIHPLVPMVIMGISFCLIPAAMWPSVALVVREGKLGTAYGLMTMIQNIGLFGFNLMIGFANDISGGYTAGMWIFSVLGFAGMLFAWLLKRSDAKHNDSRLEVMTV from the coding sequence ATCCTGGAATTAAATCCGGCATTCTGGTATATCAGCCTGCTCTGCGTCACCTTTTATTCAGCCATATTCCCGTTTCAGACATTTGCTGTCAAATTTTTCCAGGATTATCACGGCCTGACCCGGGAAATGGCGGGCTTTACCTCCAGTATTATCACCTTTGCGTCCATGATCGGAACTCCCATTTTCGGTTATATGATCGATCGAATTGGCAAGCGCGCATCTCTGATGATGTGGGGTTCGGTCTTGCTGGTTCCGGTTTATCTGATGCTGGTGTATACACCCATCCATCCGCTTGTGCCGATGGTGATCATGGGCATTTCATTCTGTCTGATTCCCGCCGCGATGTGGCCTTCCGTGGCCCTGGTGGTACGCGAAGGCAAACTGGGAACGGCCTACGGATTAATGACCATGATTCAGAATATCGGATTGTTCGGATTCAATCTCATGATCGGATTCGCCAATGACATTTCAGGCGGGTATACGGCCGGTATGTGGATTTTCTCTGTGCTCGGTTTCGCGGGTATGCTGTTCGCCTGGCTGTTGAAACGCTCGGACGCCAAACACAATGACTCGCGCCTGGAAGTCATGACGGTTTAG
- a CDS encoding MFS transporter — translation MTNTTEYPGKQPAPLYRWSVLFFISMAMFGNYYVFDSISPLADVLKTQLNFSDANIGLLNAIYSFPNIIMVLVGGYIIDRIGARKASLIFSVLCLVGAAITTLKGSLPLMAAGRLVFGLGAESLIVGITTVIAKWFKGKESSLAFGLNLNPVPAGYILCAEFPFTLPDPCTTTGSIRCFCQPVRLSFR, via the coding sequence GTGACAAACACTACAGAATATCCAGGCAAACAGCCGGCTCCTCTATACCGATGGTCTGTTCTCTTTTTCATCAGTATGGCCATGTTTGGCAATTATTATGTGTTCGACAGCATCAGCCCGCTGGCCGATGTACTGAAAACCCAATTAAACTTTTCCGATGCCAACATCGGTTTACTGAACGCAATATACAGTTTCCCCAACATCATCATGGTGTTGGTGGGCGGATATATCATCGACCGAATCGGCGCGCGCAAAGCCTCGCTTATTTTTTCTGTTCTCTGTCTCGTTGGCGCGGCCATTACCACACTGAAAGGCAGCCTGCCTCTCATGGCTGCCGGACGCCTTGTATTCGGCCTGGGCGCCGAATCTTTGATCGTCGGCATTACCACAGTCATTGCCAAATGGTTCAAAGGCAAAGAGTCGTCTTTGGCCTTTGGGCTTAATCTTAACCCTGTCCCGGCTGGGTACATTCTCTGCGCTGAATTCCCCTTTACTTTGCCCGATCCTTGTACGACCACTGGCAGCATCCGCTGTTTCTGTCAACCGGTGCGGCTGTCATTTCGGTAA
- a CDS encoding DUF998 domain-containing protein yields MSYSIIAVVIYLIFIGLAHIQTPDSYDWKRYPVGRLSARTYKNYWILMLGNTLFSVIFLTGMTWKFLNGTIDWMEQLPIAFFAFSIFMSSFFRPNPVSSGHYFPDRRDTLHNLFILLAGISFLIGILVHFVSVPDITQKLVHFSFLVVLSIAFLSHGIFTRFSGVVQRVILLISCAWLLFFY; encoded by the coding sequence ATGTCCTATTCAATCATCGCTGTTGTCATCTATTTGATATTCATTGGATTAGCACATATCCAAACTCCAGATTCCTATGACTGGAAACGCTATCCGGTCGGTCGTCTTTCTGCGCGAACCTATAAAAATTACTGGATACTGATGCTGGGCAACACGCTGTTTTCAGTGATATTTCTGACAGGCATGACATGGAAATTTTTAAACGGAACAATCGACTGGATGGAACAATTGCCGATCGCCTTTTTCGCATTTTCGATTTTTATGAGTTCATTCTTTCGCCCGAATCCGGTATCCAGCGGGCATTATTTTCCCGACCGGCGCGATACGCTGCACAATCTGTTCATTCTGCTGGCCGGTATTTCGTTTCTCATTGGTATCCTTGTTCACTTTGTATCTGTTCCGGATATTACTCAAAAGCTTGTTCATTTCTCTTTTTTAGTTGTACTCAGCATCGCGTTTCTTTCTCATGGTATTTTCACCCGGTTCAGCGGGGTTGTACAGCGTGTCATCCTGCTGATCAGCTGTGCATGGCTGCTATTCTTTTATTAG
- a CDS encoding endo-1,4-beta-xylanase, with amino-acid sequence MVFSLAHAAFIHTATENPDSVSLVSPSNEVPVQENDILFYIIYLRRVDGHGGRGKALLQTIKSADSSVQHEMQLTATDDWQRCHFYIRAQEHFPAGALYQHLSLAFSPQQLRIGGWIGFNLGASIQEEELPPPTVFTYETEMDWKQDALARINQQRKEVTVIVHNKNGLPISKAGVNMKMARHLFDFGVFIDDVVLDDNEDATLYAAALDSLFNCATTPFHWGGNTDDWGWTSSEEARQTYRAMARWLDTNNIPSKGHALLTPGWEQMPSFIETLKYSPFDLRDELMSHLYEVVHQGSGFAVRQWDVVNEPYRYHDVMDVLGDDVIAEWFAYVHRQAPDAKLCLNESGVLTFDGNEYIKDNLLRLVDVLEEQQAPVDAIALQCQFGQVLTPIPRVLSILDALQTTGLPIQIVNVSIDIDDQKMQQNYLRDFMIAVFSHPAVQRFELSGFWQPEMQSPNSALFKEDWTNTGLFNQYTTLVKQDWSTRAAGVTDDQGAFITAAFQGIYDITVDVSEVVYTLSNVYVTENQDSIIIQLPVERTGIAQECKTPKEFRLYPAFPNPFNASTEIHYKLPQPSDVHIVIYNTRGQAVKTLLQEEQAAGEHRIVWNGLNEQGRVPASGVYLVRMNTSTQNRTVSRTLKLMYIQ; translated from the coding sequence GTGGTTTTTTCCCTGGCTCATGCCGCTTTTATTCACACGGCAACTGAAAATCCGGACTCGGTGAGCCTTGTGTCTCCGTCGAATGAGGTTCCGGTTCAGGAAAACGATATTTTGTTTTATATTATATATCTGCGTCGGGTTGATGGACACGGTGGACGCGGCAAAGCCTTGCTGCAAACCATAAAATCCGCGGATTCGAGCGTACAGCATGAAATGCAGCTAACTGCAACGGATGACTGGCAGCGTTGTCATTTTTATATCCGCGCCCAGGAACATTTTCCAGCCGGAGCGCTTTATCAGCATCTGTCGCTGGCTTTTTCGCCGCAGCAGCTGCGGATCGGCGGCTGGATCGGATTTAATCTAGGAGCATCCATACAGGAAGAAGAGCTGCCGCCCCCGACTGTTTTCACTTACGAGACGGAAATGGACTGGAAACAGGATGCTCTGGCCAGAATTAATCAGCAGCGCAAAGAGGTCACCGTTATTGTACACAACAAGAACGGATTGCCGATTTCCAAAGCCGGTGTCAATATGAAAATGGCGCGGCATCTGTTTGATTTTGGCGTTTTTATTGACGATGTGGTTCTGGATGATAATGAGGATGCCACTTTGTATGCTGCAGCGCTGGATTCACTGTTCAACTGCGCAACAACACCGTTTCACTGGGGCGGAAATACGGATGATTGGGGATGGACCAGTTCCGAGGAAGCGCGGCAGACCTATCGAGCCATGGCCCGATGGCTCGATACAAATAACATTCCGTCCAAAGGCCATGCTTTGCTCACCCCCGGTTGGGAGCAGATGCCGTCGTTTATTGAAACCCTCAAATACAGCCCGTTTGACCTGCGGGATGAATTGATGTCACATCTTTACGAGGTGGTTCATCAGGGCAGTGGGTTTGCAGTGCGTCAATGGGATGTTGTTAACGAACCCTATCGGTATCATGATGTAATGGATGTGCTTGGTGATGATGTCATTGCCGAATGGTTTGCTTATGTGCACCGTCAGGCACCGGATGCAAAATTATGTCTCAATGAGAGCGGCGTTCTGACCTTTGACGGCAATGAATATATAAAGGATAATCTTCTGCGCCTGGTGGATGTTTTGGAAGAACAGCAAGCGCCTGTCGATGCAATCGCTTTGCAGTGTCAATTCGGTCAGGTCCTTACGCCTATCCCCCGTGTTCTGTCCATTTTAGATGCATTGCAAACCACCGGTCTGCCGATACAAATTGTCAATGTTTCCATTGATATCGATGATCAAAAAATGCAACAAAACTATTTGCGGGATTTTATGATTGCTGTATTCAGTCATCCGGCCGTGCAGCGTTTTGAATTGTCCGGATTCTGGCAACCGGAAATGCAATCGCCAAACTCGGCGCTTTTTAAAGAGGATTGGACAAACACCGGTCTTTTTAATCAATATACAACGCTTGTCAAACAGGACTGGTCCACACGCGCCGCCGGAGTCACGGATGATCAGGGAGCATTCATTACAGCGGCGTTTCAAGGCATTTATGATATTACAGTCGATGTGAGTGAGGTGGTCTATACACTGAGTAATGTATATGTCACTGAAAACCAGGACAGTATCATCATTCAGCTGCCTGTGGAGCGCACCGGAATCGCGCAAGAATGCAAAACTCCCAAAGAGTTCAGACTGTATCCGGCTTTTCCCAATCCTTTTAATGCATCGACCGAGATACACTATAAGCTGCCTCAGCCATCCGATGTTCATATTGTGATCTATAATACCCGGGGGCAGGCAGTCAAAACTCTGCTTCAGGAAGAGCAGGCCGCAGGTGAACACCGGATTGTATGGAACGGATTGAACGAACAGGGCAGGGTGCCTGCCAGTGGTGTCTATCTTGTGAGGATGAACACCTCGACGCAAAACAGGACTGTTTCACGGACTTTGAAGCTCATGTATATACAATAA
- a CDS encoding antibiotic biosynthesis monooxygenase, translated as MFIAKVHVHIKQGQIEAFKTATVHNAHHSLHEPGIARFDVLQQQDDPTHFVLLEVYYTENDSAKHKETEHYQTWRETVKDMMQEPRYAVKYNNVFPADEGWESSGGDQTKNIHV; from the coding sequence ATGTTTATTGCCAAAGTACATGTCCATATCAAACAGGGTCAGATAGAGGCTTTTAAAACCGCCACAGTACACAATGCACATCATAGCTTACACGAACCCGGCATTGCCCGTTTTGATGTGCTGCAGCAGCAGGACGATCCCACACATTTTGTTTTGCTGGAAGTCTATTACACGGAAAATGACAGCGCCAAACACAAAGAGACCGAGCATTATCAAACCTGGCGCGAAACGGTGAAGGATATGATGCAGGAACCCCGCTATGCGGTAAAGTACAACAATGTGTTTCCGGCTGATGAGGGATGGGAAAGCAGCGGCGGGGATCAGACCAAAAATATTCATGTTTGA
- a CDS encoding iron-containing alcohol dehydrogenase, whose amino-acid sequence MDFGFATAGRIIFGLYSYTKIADYVSEFGDSVFMVSGGSYSRVEPLVTELQKRSIKVTRTGVQGEPTVELIEDILTQLRDLKPDVVLGAGGGSVIDTGKALAALATHPGRVLDYLEVIGGGKKLQHAPLPYIAIPTTAGTGSEVTKNAVLKSQKHKVKVSLRHNWMIPDIALVDPVLTLTVPKNVTASTGMDALTQLIEPYVSHKANPLTDGICKEGLLRAAGSLRNVYLNGDDLQAREDMCVASLFGGLALANSKLGAVHGFAGPVGGYLDAPHGMICARLLPLVTRMNIEAVKNDPSLKEVMLRYDDIAEILTGDSHARAADVPDWLHDLTNDLQIGGLAEFGLQKNDIPKLVKQSQKSSSMQGNPVKLNETQLTEILTQAIES is encoded by the coding sequence ATGGATTTTGGATTCGCAACGGCAGGACGAATTATATTCGGACTGTATTCATATACTAAAATAGCGGATTATGTATCGGAATTCGGGGATTCGGTGTTTATGGTCAGTGGCGGCAGCTATTCCAGGGTTGAACCGCTTGTGACCGAATTGCAGAAACGCAGCATAAAGGTCACGCGCACCGGCGTGCAGGGAGAACCCACTGTTGAGCTGATTGAAGATATTTTAACTCAGTTGCGAGATTTAAAACCTGATGTGGTACTCGGGGCCGGCGGGGGGAGTGTCATCGACACCGGTAAAGCGCTGGCTGCTCTGGCCACGCATCCGGGACGTGTTTTAGATTATCTCGAAGTCATAGGCGGCGGAAAGAAACTGCAACACGCTCCTTTGCCTTATATCGCAATACCAACCACGGCCGGTACAGGTTCGGAAGTGACAAAAAATGCCGTTCTCAAAAGTCAGAAACATAAAGTCAAGGTGAGTCTGCGTCACAATTGGATGATCCCCGATATCGCTCTGGTGGACCCGGTTCTCACCCTCACTGTGCCTAAAAACGTGACCGCCAGCACAGGTATGGATGCTTTGACTCAGCTGATCGAACCGTATGTTTCTCACAAAGCCAATCCGCTGACGGATGGAATTTGCAAAGAAGGATTGCTCCGTGCTGCCGGATCGTTGCGCAACGTTTACCTGAATGGAGATGACCTGCAGGCGCGCGAGGACATGTGCGTCGCCAGTTTATTCGGCGGACTTGCGCTTGCCAATTCCAAGCTGGGCGCAGTGCACGGATTTGCCGGGCCCGTGGGCGGGTATCTGGATGCGCCGCATGGAATGATTTGTGCGCGACTTTTGCCCCTGGTGACGCGCATGAATATTGAAGCGGTTAAAAATGATCCCTCCCTCAAAGAGGTTATGCTTCGATATGATGACATTGCCGAAATTCTCACCGGTGATTCGCATGCGCGGGCAGCGGATGTCCCCGATTGGCTCCACGACCTTACCAATGACCTGCAGATTGGCGGGCTTGCTGAATTCGGTCTGCAAAAAAACGATATTCCCAAACTGGTCAAGCAATCGCAAAAATCCAGCAGCATGCAGGGAAATCCCGTCAAATTAAATGAAACACAGCTCACTGAAATTTTGACGCAGGCGATAGAGTCATGA
- a CDS encoding integron integrase: MRGVLRARHYSLRTERTYVNWIVKYIKYHNLQHPGKLGESEINQYLTHLAVRENVSSSTQNQALCAIIFLYKYILKQDVGELDITWAKKPKRLPVVFTGEEAKSVLNHLEGMNRIMAMLLYGSGLRLSECLQVRVKDIDFGFKQIIVRSGKGDKDRKTLLPEKLVDPLKKQIEYVKILHLRDLKNGYDSVYLPYALERKYPHAGRELGWKFVFPAHKISTDPVSGVQRRHHIHESVLQKAVKRAIRKTGIHKKAGCHTFRHSFATRLLENGYDIRTIQELMGHKNLETTMIYTHVINKGGLGVKSPADDI, encoded by the coding sequence GTGAGGGGTGTGTTGCGTGCGCGCCATTATAGTTTGCGGACGGAACGAACGTATGTAAACTGGATCGTAAAGTATATCAAATATCATAACCTTCAACATCCAGGAAAATTGGGCGAATCAGAGATTAATCAGTATTTAACGCATCTTGCAGTACGGGAAAACGTGTCGTCATCAACTCAAAACCAGGCCCTGTGCGCAATAATATTTTTATATAAATATATTCTAAAACAGGATGTTGGAGAACTCGACATCACATGGGCCAAAAAGCCGAAAAGGCTGCCTGTGGTGTTTACTGGTGAAGAAGCAAAATCTGTCTTGAACCATCTGGAAGGCATGAACCGGATCATGGCCATGCTGCTCTATGGTAGCGGACTGCGGCTTTCCGAATGCCTGCAAGTGCGGGTCAAGGATATCGATTTTGGGTTTAAACAAATCATTGTGAGAAGCGGCAAAGGTGACAAGGACCGGAAAACGCTCTTGCCGGAAAAACTTGTCGATCCTTTGAAAAAGCAAATTGAATATGTGAAAATTCTACATCTCCGGGATTTAAAAAACGGTTATGATTCTGTCTATTTGCCCTATGCCTTGGAACGAAAATATCCGCATGCCGGACGAGAACTGGGCTGGAAATTTGTCTTTCCGGCGCATAAGATATCAACTGATCCCGTCAGTGGTGTGCAGAGGCGTCATCATATTCACGAAAGTGTGCTGCAAAAAGCGGTGAAACGTGCCATAAGAAAAACCGGAATCCATAAAAAAGCCGGTTGTCATACCTTTCGGCACTCGTTCGCCACACGGCTCCTTGAAAACGGATATGATATCCGAACCATACAGGAACTCATGGGGCACAAGAACCTGGAAACCACGATGATTTATACGCATGTGATCAACAAAGGCGGGTTGGGTGTCAAAAGTCCGGCGGATGATATATAA
- a CDS encoding serine protease encodes MKKYIISLVLLLPIYCFSQWLDQGSLQATVLLEKLKDSELIPHGTGFLLYNYDNPRDYIVVTCAHLIKNRNEIFVRMNIDSSITQAFKEKGKIDGIYTAERNWEIIENNIVFKINLSSNPKSYVINDSLDIGAFFINIPILIVEDDTSKKALKFSQKLGVPKSGFKYRKELSLGDEVYFIGFPFGIGASKTITPIVRSGSIAWLPSGYPGFLLDSFSFGGNSGSPIFCKVLLGTKIGKLNWDAPKLIGMIIGHHGIKLDNVLTQPNPDELKFEKGSLEMNFGLARCVFIDDILKVTEQLVTN; translated from the coding sequence ATGAAAAAGTATATTATTTCTCTTGTGTTGCTATTACCTATATACTGTTTTTCTCAATGGCTAGATCAAGGATCTTTACAAGCCACAGTATTACTGGAAAAATTAAAAGATTCTGAGCTTATTCCACATGGCACTGGATTCTTGCTCTACAATTATGATAATCCAAGAGACTATATCGTTGTAACTTGTGCACATTTAATAAAAAATCGTAATGAAATATTTGTTAGAATGAATATAGATAGTTCGATTACGCAAGCTTTTAAAGAAAAGGGAAAAATAGATGGGATATATACTGCTGAAAGAAATTGGGAGATTATTGAAAATAACATTGTATTTAAAATTAATCTAAGTTCTAATCCTAAATCATATGTAATTAATGATTCACTTGATATAGGGGCTTTTTTTATCAATATACCAATATTAATTGTAGAGGATGACACTTCAAAAAAGGCTTTGAAATTCTCACAAAAATTAGGTGTTCCCAAAAGTGGATTTAAATATAGAAAAGAATTATCCTTAGGTGATGAAGTATATTTTATTGGCTTTCCTTTTGGTATAGGAGCTTCGAAAACAATTACACCTATTGTTCGTTCCGGTTCTATAGCATGGCTTCCTTCTGGATATCCAGGATTTTTACTTGATTCATTTTCTTTTGGGGGCAATAGCGGTAGTCCTATTTTCTGCAAGGTATTGTTAGGTACAAAAATAGGAAAGTTAAATTGGGATGCACCAAAATTAATTGGCATGATTATAGGTCATCATGGTATAAAACTAGATAATGTACTCACTCAGCCGAATCCGGATGAATTGAAATTTGAAAAGGGAAGCTTAGAAATGAATTTTGGATTAGCAAGATGTGTCTTTATAGATGATATTTTAAAAGTAACTGAGCAATTGGTCACTAATTAG
- a CDS encoding transposase, with the protein MTVELLHWVDRLGKCEECRKIHYSYHSCRNRHCPKCQNDRANQWLAKQYQTLLPTSYFLATITIPNELHTAFQQHQRMLYSLLFRAAAQALLILAKEKKYLGADIGMMGVLHTWTRDLRYHPHIHFLIPAGGLTKDGKRWKWAKPDFLVHVKPLSILIRRLFKDALIQKNLNLHLPVNTWKKKWVCHIKPVGNGQSALKYLAPYIMRVAISDKNIINLQHGKVTFRYKDAQTDTVKTRSLDANEFIYLFLQHILPKSFVKVRYFGILATKKRGELAYVKEPDR; encoded by the coding sequence TTGACTGTAGAACTTCTGCACTGGGTGGACAGACTTGGAAAATGTGAAGAATGCCGCAAAATACATTACAGTTATCATTCATGTAGAAATCGACATTGTCCAAAATGTCAAAATGACCGCGCAAATCAATGGCTTGCCAAACAATATCAGACTCTGTTGCCGACATCCTATTTTTTGGCGACCATTACAATACCAAATGAACTGCATACCGCCTTTCAACAACATCAAAGAATGCTTTACTCGTTACTCTTTCGAGCCGCCGCTCAGGCGCTGCTAATTCTGGCAAAAGAGAAAAAATACCTCGGCGCCGATATCGGCATGATGGGTGTTTTGCATACATGGACGCGCGATCTGAGATATCACCCGCATATTCATTTCCTTATACCGGCTGGCGGACTGACCAAAGATGGCAAACGCTGGAAATGGGCCAAACCCGATTTTCTGGTGCATGTCAAACCCTTGTCAATATTGATTCGCAGATTATTCAAAGATGCTCTCATTCAGAAAAATTTGAATCTTCATCTGCCAGTCAATACATGGAAAAAGAAATGGGTTTGTCATATCAAACCAGTTGGAAACGGACAATCAGCTCTTAAATACTTGGCACCATACATCATGCGTGTAGCCATTTCTGACAAAAACATAATAAACTTACAACATGGCAAGGTAACATTCCGCTATAAAGATGCTCAAACAGATACCGTGAAAACCCGGTCACTGGATGCCAATGAATTCATATATCTGTTCTTACAACATATTCTTCCAAAAAGCTTTGTAAAAGTGCGCTATTTTGGAATATTGGCCACCAAAAAACGAGGTGAATTGGCATATGTCAAAGAACCTGATCGGTGA